The window GGATCCGTATCTGTTGCATTATCATACCAATTAAAATCTTGTCCGTTATTGGCTATCAAATGACTTACAGACGCTCCATCTGTTGCACAAAATGTTTGATTTTCAGTAATAGGTGCTTCCACTTCAATTACCGAAATAGAAATAATTATACTTGATAAATCACACGGTGGATTACCTTGTATTTGATATCTAAAATCATATATACCTTCACTTAATTGCGATACCTCAAGGACACTACCTGTCAGAGCTCCTGTCACACCAATATCGAAAAAATCCCCACTAGTATCCGCTGTAGCATCTAAATAATCAAATAAATCAATTTGTAATTCAGTTTGACATACAGTATACAACCCACCTTCTCCAAGTATTGGGCTTTGAAATAAAGTGACTGTAACTATAGACTCACTTCCTGGACATAAAACTATATTTTCTGTATTTGTATTATCAGGCAAACTATAAGTGTATACACCTCCTTCAGACAGTGCTGGATCAAAAATTGCTTCATGACCAGTCGTTGCATACCCATTAGGTCCTGTCCAAGTCCCTGTAGTACTTGGGGTACCACCTAAATTATCAAACAAATTAAATATCTCATCGGTATCACAGACTTCAACGACACCATCTTCACCTGGATCATAGGCTTCAAAAACAGTAAACGATAGATTTGCTCTATCTAAACACCCCTCCTCCGTAAGCGTAGAATACACATAATTAAATGTCTGACTGCCATCAATATCGGGTAAAGTAATAGGATTTACTACTACTGCTCCTGTATTGTCTAACCAGCGACCTGCATCACCTTGATAAATTGGGTCTTCAATACCATTAGTCGTTAATAAAGTAAATAAATCTAAAGGAGAAGCACCTATAGGATCTGTTTCACAAAATTCTAAATCAATAGTGTCTTCCCCTGCATAATAAGTTGGATGAATAATAAGCGTCACCTCTGCGCTACGATTTGCGCATGGACTACCTAAACATGTCGAATCCGAAGAAACGCTATAACTAAACACATAAGTTCCTACATCATCATTAGTAATTCCTGCTATATCTATAAGTCCTTCTGTTGTTAAAATCTGGTGATCGTATAAAATAATTTCACCATTTTCCTGAATATTTAAATCTGAAGGCCCAGAAACCAAAGTCCACTCTGTATAAATAGAATTAGGGTATTCGTACAGTATTCCATTCTCTGTTGTAAAGAGTAATTGATCATATAAACTTATTGAATATGGACGAAAATCGTCAGTACAGATTTCCAGAGGAGGATCTTCTTGTTCGAAAAATCGTATGGTTTCGAAGAATGAAAAAGATATCCCTGTTGTCTTATCAGAACAATTAGTTAATGAAGATCGTGCTTCAACCGTATAATTAAAAGTAAAAGTCTCACAAGCGAACATTGGATTTGACGCCTTTAAAAAATCATAAATCTCTCTTATATTGACGATAGCATCCAAAGGATTGGAAATTTGACCGGTTGGATCATTATTTGCAGACCAAAGCCCTTCCACATCTTCTCCGCTCAAATACTGATCATCAGTTAAATTAATATCATTATCCCAAAGTCCCGCTAATATATCATCTTCACAAATAAAATAGTTTGTTGCATTACCCGAAAAAACATCTCTAATAACTTCTACTTTAATATTTGAAACCGAAGTTGGGCTACATGGAGTAATACCTGGCACGGTATAAGTAAATTCAAAAACATCAAACTCTATCAAATTACCAAAAGGCACATAGGGTATAGTAGCATTAAAACTACTTGGTGTTGGTCCGAATCCTAAAAAATTTGAAGGATCCCCTAAGTTACCTACAAATTCCCAAATACCATTTTTATGAGGAGAAGGTTGTGACTCAAAGACCTGAAATAAATCAAAAGTTGATAATATACTCTCACAAATTGTAATATTAGCGTCATTAACACCTTGTGGAGGTAAGGGATTACCTTCAAAAGGTCCTAAAACTAAATTAACAGTAGCTATAATACCATCTGCACAAGCAGAACTAGTATCAATTAATTGAAACTGATAATCTGTTATTGCTACTGAAGAGTCATCTAAATCCCATAAGAATAAATCACCAGTAGCTGGATCTAACGCAAAATTAAAATCAGGATCAAACCAAGTACTGGTAGCAGCTGAAACAGCACCTCCTGTAACACTATTGTATTGCTCATACAAATTTATTATTCCATCTGGAATCCCATCATTATTATTATCAATAGTTGTCATATCACAAATAACGACAGTCTCCTGCTCATTACATTGTGCATTTATTTTTGAAGTATAACAGATTAGAATTACTAAAACGAGGTAGGTAATCTTTTTCAATACGCTTTAAATTTAGATTTGGCGCAAGTTAAATAATACAAATTATAAAACACACAAAAACATCTAATTAATTGATATAACAGGAATTATACGAAGCGTTTAAGACTTACTTTTTCCGTTCAATAACATAATTAACCATTAATTCAAGAGCATCTTTATATTCTGATTTAGGAAAACTACTAAGCAACAATAATGCTTCTTCTTGAAAGGATTTCATTTTTGATACAGCATAATCTAAGCCTCCATTTTGTTTTACAAAATCGATCACTTGATTCACTCGCTTTCTATCTTTATTGTGGTTTTTAACCGAATTGATCAACCATTTTTTATCTTTTTTAGAACAATTATTAAGCACGTAAATTAAAGGCAATGTCATTTTTTGTTCTTTAATATCAATACCTGTTGGTTTTCCAATACTCTGCGTCCCATAATCAAACAAATCATCTTTAATTTGGAATGCCATTCCAATAAGTTCTCCAAACTTACGCATACTCTCCACCTCAACAGAATTAGGTTTAACAGAAGCCGCGCCAAGACTACAACATGCTGCGATAAGTGTGGCTGTTTTTTGTCTGATAATCTCATAATAAACGTCCTCGGTAATGTCTAGCTTTCTCGCTTTTTCAATTTGAAGTAATTCACCTTCACTCATCTCTCTAACGGCAATAGAGATTATTTTCAATAAATCAAAATCATTATTATCAATAGATAACAACAGTCCTTTTGACAATAAAAAATCACCAATTAAAACGGCTATTTTATTTTTCCAAAGTGCATTAATAGAGAAAAAACCACGACGTTTATTACTATCATCAACCACATCATCATGTACTAAAGTCGCTGTATGGATCAATTCGATAACAGATGCGCCACGATAGGTCCGCTCGCTAACCTCTCCATTCGACACCATTTTAGCCACTAAAAAAACAAACATCGGTCGCATTTGTTTCCCTTTTCTATTAACGATATAATAAGTAATCCTGTTAAGCAAAGCTACTTTTGATGACATAGCTAGTCGAAACTTTTTTTCAAAAAGTTCCATTTCAAAAGCAATTGGCTGTTTTATCTGTTCTGTTATTTTCAAAAGAAAGGTCTAATTTTTATGATTGCAAAAATACGAATAAACTAATAGACCTTAATATTAACAATTCGCATTTTTAATATGTGAGAAACAGAGCAATTCTTTTTTTATTATCTTTAATACCCTAATCTTCTAAACTTTAACTCATGAAAAAAATTACATTGCTATTATTGATTTATTTAACAATGACAACTTTAAGTCATGCACAATTCCCTGAAAGCTTTAATGGCACGAGCATCCCAACAAATTGGACTACGTTTATTGGAACTAATGGAGAAGGAACAGTTAAAAACTGGGCAAATGTTGGAGATTACATGGGAGTTACCTATGAAGCCGTACCAACCTTATCCGAAGACTGGCTAGTAACTCCATCTATTGCTATTACAACCTCTAATTCATTATTACAATTTGACCAAACGGATGCTTTCCTACCCGATTATGGTTCTGAATACACTATAAGAGTCTCTACTGGATCATCACAAACAACACATGCGGATTTTACTATTATAGATACGCAAACCGAAACATCTGTAACAGCGGGAAACGAAGCCACATTTTCTTCATATACCGTAGACTTATCTGCTTACGAAGGACTTACAGTTTACATTGCTTTTGTATTAGCACAAAATGATGGTGATTATTGGTTTATAGATAATGTTAATTTAGTAAACCAATATGCTAGCCCTCCAAATGCGGTTACCACGCCCACCCCTTCTGATACGGCAACAGATGTCGCAATTGACCCAACTGATACAGATTCAGATAATATCCCAGATAATATAGTTTCTTTTTCTTGGTCTGAATCGACAACTGGAGACCCTGCAATTACTTATAACTTTTACCTAGGAGAGTCTCCAACAACTTTAGTCTATTTACGTAATATTAATAACACATCTGTTGATATTACAGGTACGGAATACAATACTGTATATTATTGGTCTGTAGTCGCAGAAAATATTGGAGGACAAGCAACGGGATCTTCTGTTTGGAGTTTTACAACAGAAGCAGACAACACACTATCCGTTACTAACTTTAACACCACTACTTTTAGTATTTATCCTAACCCTGCTAAAAATAGTATTAGTATAAAATCAAATACACGTTTTGATTCTGTTGAAATATTTAACCAATTAGGACAACGTGTTATGCAACTTAATGCTAATGCAGTAATTAACAACTCCATCGCTATTAACGATTTAAAAAACGGGGTTTACTTCATGAAAATCCTTGCTGGAAATCAAGAAAAAACAATAAAATTTATTAAAGAGTAATCTTTACTAAAACACAAAAAAGCGCCTTTCAATTAATCGAAAGGCGCTTTTTTTCAATAAAAATTATAATTTATTTTTCTTTATTCGCTAATTGCCCGCAAGCCGCATCAATATCCTTACCTCTACTTCGTCTTACAGTAACAGTAATATTATTATCTTCTAATACATTTTTATACATATCAATAGCTTCTGATCTTGCTTGCTGAAACTGACCATCATCAATTGGATTATACTCTATAATATTAACTTTACTTGGTGCAAACTTACAAAACTGAACTAAAGCATCTACATCTTTACGTTTATCGTTTATGCCATCCCAAACAACATACTCATAAGTAATACGGTTTTTTGTTTTTTCATACCAATACACTAGTGCTTCTCTAAGATCTGCTAATGGAAACGTTGCATTAAATGGCATAATAGATGTTCGGACTTCGTCAATTGCAGAATGTAATGACACTGCTAATTTAAACTTAACGTTATCATCTGCCATTTTTTTAATCATTTTTGGCACCCCTGATGTAGAGACTACAATTCGCTTTGGTGACATTGCTAATCCTTCTGGAGATGTTATTTTATCAATAGCCTTAAGAACGTTATTATAGTTCATTAAAGGTTCTCCCATACCCATAAACACAATATTACTTAAAGGTCTATCAAAATACAACCTACTTTCTCTATCTATAGCGACTACTTGGTCATAAATCTCATCAGGATTAAGATTACGCATACGTTTTAAACGCGATGTTGCACAGAACTTACAGTCTAAACTACACCCTACTTGACTAGACACGCAAGCTGTCGTTCTAGTTTTTGTTGGTATTAAAACAGACTCGACTATTAAATCATCATGTAATCGTACCGCATTTTTTACAGTCCCATCGCTACTACGTTGCATCACATCTACTTTGATATGATTTATAACAAAGTTGTCTTCTAGCATTTGACGCGTCTCCTTAGAGAGGTTTGTCATATCTTCAAATGTATGAGCTCCTTTGCTCCATAACCACTCGTAAACTTGATTTCCTCTAAAGGCTTTATCTCCTTCTTTTTCAAAGAATTCTCTAAGTTGCTCTTTAGTTAATGCGCGTATGTCTTTTTTCTTAATGTCCATTGGATTGCAAAAATAGTGATTTTGAATGATGAATGACGACTGATGATTTACTTTACTTAAATTTATAACCAACGTTAAGCTAACGCATTAGCGATGGAGACATTTGTTGAAGCTCTTGCTTTTGCTATTTAGGCAAATGCAAAGCGACTGTCGAGAGCGCGACCTTTGGGTAATGCCATAAAAAAACCTCTTTTACTGATTACAGCGAAAAGAGGTTTTAATTATCTATAGTGGAAGGATTAGATGATTAACATCGCGTCTCCATAACTGTAAAATTTGTACTTTTCTTTTACTGCTTCTTCGTATGCTTTTTTCATAAAGTCATGTCCAGCAAATGCAGAGACCATCATCATTAATGTTGATTTTGGTGTATGAAAATTAGTAATCATAGCGTTAGCGATACTAAAATCGTATGGAGGAAAAATAAATTTATTTGTCCATCCTTCTATTTCGTTTAATGTCCCGCTTGAAGATACTGAGCTTTCTATAGCACGCATTGCTGTTGTACCTACTGCACAAATACGACGCTTTTCTTTTTTAGCATTATTGATAATCTCTACTGCTGCCGCTTCAATTTTAAGCTCTTCGCTATCCATTTTATGCTTAGATAGATCTTCAACCTCAACTGGGTTAAAGGTTCCTAATCCAACGTGTAGTGTTACTTCTGCAAAATCAACTCCTTTAATTTCTAAACGTTTTAATAAATGCTTAGAAAAGTGCATCCCTGCTGTTGGTGCTGCTACAGCCCCTTCTTCTTTTGCATAAATTGTCTGGTAACGCTCTTCATCTTCTGGCTCTACCTCTCTTTTAATATATTTAGGCAAAGGTGTTTCTCCTAACATTTGAAGCTTTTTTCTAAACTCCTCATAAGATCCGTCATATAAGAAACGTAAAGTACGTCCTCTAGAGGTTGTATTATCGATAACTTCTGCTACTAACGTTTCGTCATCACCAAAATATAATTTGTTACCAATACGTATTTTACGAGCTGGATCTACTAAAACATCCCAAAGACGTTGTTCTTTATTTAATTCTCTTAATAAAAACACTTCGATTCTAGCGCCTGTTTTTTCTTTGTTACCAAATAAACGTGCTGGAAATACTTTGGTGTTGTTAAGAATCATCACATCCTTCTCATCAAAATATTCGATTATGTCTTTGAACATTTTATGCTCAATAGTTTGTTCTTTTCGATTTAATACCATCAAACGAGACTCGTCTCTGTTTTCAGCAGGATATTCTGCTAATAATTCATCTGGTAAGTCAAAATGGAAGTGTGATAATTTCATTTATTAAATAGTTGTTAAGTTAACAAGATTGCAAATATACAATCTGGAGATAGGCCTTGTCAAGTAAATGAGCAATTATTATTTATTAAACGCTAAAAATGAAGCCTAAAGCAGCTAAATCATCCCAAAATGTTGGGTAAGATTTTGAAACCACTTTATAATCTTCGATAATTATAGGCGTTTTTAATGCTAAAGGCGCAAATGCCATAGCCATCCGGTGGTCATTATAAGTTGCAACAGCAATATTTTGTTGTCTATTGGTTGCTTTTTTTAATGTTAAACTATTATCTGTTATGGCAACCTCTCCTCCTAATTTTTCAATTTCGGTTTTTAAGGCTATTAAACGATCTGTTTCTTTAATTTTTAAAGTATGCAATCCTGTTAAATGACACTCTAAACCTAAACCAAATGCGGTTACCGAAATAGTTTGCGCAATATCTGGTGCATTTTTTAAATCGAAATCAATTTGGGTATCCAAAGCAACTTCTTCTTCCTTTTTAAGCGTAACACTGTTATCTTTAAATGTTGTTGTCACACCAAAGGACTTATAAATTGTCGCTAAAGCGGAATCGCCTTGCAGGCTATTTTGCTTATATGAAGATAACATAATACTTGTTCCAATAGCAGACATGGCGGCAATGCTATAAAAATAGGATGCTGAAGACCAATCACTCTCTACTGTTAATTGTTGTCCGCTAACTTCCGATTGTTTTTTAGGAGCTATAGTAATTAGATTGCCTTCAAATGTAGTTTTAACACCAATCTCTTCTAACAAACTAAGTGTCATTTTAATATATGGTACCGATGTAATTTCTCCGTCAAGCGTTAATTCTATTCCGTTTTCTAATTTAGGAGCTATTAAAAGTAATGCCGAAATATACTGACTACTAACATTTGCTTTTAAAGTGACTTTATTTTTAGTTAGCTTTTTCCCTTTTATTAATAACGGCGGAAAGCCTTCGTTTTCTTTATATGTTATCTCTGCTCCCAATTGATTTAAGGCGTCTACTAAAATAGCGATTGGACGCTCCTTCATGCGTTTGGAACCTGTCAACTCGATAGCCCTTCCGTCTTGCGTAGAAAAATATGCGGTTAAAAATCGCATCGCTGTTCCTGCATGGTGTATATCTATGATTTTGTCCTGAGATGCTAATGCTTTTGACATTAATACAGAGTCATCACTATTAGACACATTACTTATTTTTATTTCTGGATATAAGGCTTGTAGCAATAATAATCTATTAGACTCGCTTTTTGATCCGGTTATTTGGATTGAAGACGTTTTATGTATTGCCGATTTATTTAAATGTAGATTCATATTCTAATGGATTCCTTGCTCTGATGTAACTAAATTTATTTCAATTTTTGATTATTATGATGTCTGTCGTGATCTCGTTTTGTTTTTATATCTAACTTTTTATCAAACGCTTCTTGCAAGTCTATACCCGTTTGATTTGCTAAACATAATACTACAAACATAACATCAGCAAGTTCTTCTCCTAAATCTTTGTTTTTATCAGATTCTTTTTCACTTTGTTCTCCATAACGCCTAGCTATAATGCGCGCCACTTCTCCAACTTCCTCTGTAAGTTGCGCCATATTGGTTAGCTCGTTAAAATAACGAACGCCATGAGCATTAATCCAGTTATCTACTTCTAATTGTGCGTTTTTGATGTCCATTTTTATTCTTTTTTAAGCACTATTTTCTCAGCTTTTTTATCTGTTCTAATTTTATAGAACTCCTTAAAATTACTATAATCAGATGCTAATATATACGTATTATTAATTTCCAAACTTACAACTATTTGAATTTTATCGCCAATTTGTTTTGTAAGATAAGAAAAAGTTAATGCGTCTGTATTAAAATTTATTGTTTCGCTTTCTGGTAACGACTCTAATTGATAGCCTTCAGTGAAAGACGAAAGAAAACAACAAAACACTATACATCAACGTACAAACCAACAAATTAAAACCATCTTTATTCTTAATTAAAAGTAATAAAGGTCAATTTCTAAACAAACTTTTAAAAACTGATCGAAAATAATATTTTTTTTCTATTGTTAATTTTTTATAAAACGCACTACAACTAATACTCTATTTGATTGAATTTACTCTAAATTATAAATATCACTACCACTTATATTTTTTTAAGCACTATTTTTTCTTGATTTTTTTCAACTATAAATTCATGAAATTTTTTAAAATCGGCATAATACTCTGGCAAAATGATAGTTCTATTTATCTCCATTTTTTTCGCTAATTGAACAATATTACCTGTTTGCTTTATTAAATAAGAAAAACTAACAGATTTATCATTAAAATCTAGCCTAGAACTTTCAGGAAGTGATTCCACCTTATAACCATCCGGTATTATAATAGTAATCGTCTGCTGCTCTAATGTTGGATATATAAAATCCATGGGGAAATCTCTAGAATCTTGGATAAAAGGATTTTCTTCTTGGCTCAAAAACAATAATGGTGAAACATAAATAAGATCTCCTATTTGTTCTGCAGATTGGTCATAAGAGAAATTATAAATTTCTGATACTGGATTAGCTAATGATTCTACATTTTTCACATCTAAGTCGGTCACAACAAGCCCTGAATTTTTCTTTTCTATATTTAAAATCAAATCCTCTTTACTTTTATTAGCAAAGTTATTCCTGTAATTATATGCTTGATAATTGGTAAACACCTGTCTTATCTTTCCTTTAAAAGAAAGGTCCTCCTCTAAATTCACACTTACTGAAACTAATTGTTTTGAAACAACATTTGGAGATAAACTAACCCAAGTAGAAGTACCGCCCTCTCTAATTAATCGTCCTTGCCAATTAATAGCTTTTTTAGGTAAAACATTAAGCGTCGTATATTGCTCCGTCGCATCTAAAAGCTGTAATTGACCCTCTGTCTCCACTGCACAAATAACATAGTTAAAACCTGTTCTTGTTGGAAATAATGGCACACCATTACTCCTTGTACTTACCAATACTGGATTCGTTTTTATTTTAGCATATCGAAGCATAGCAATTAGCATTAAATTAATATCTGCCGTATTACCAGAGCCTTCTTTATATGCGTTTTTAACACCATTTTCTGAGGTATAACCTATAAAATCATTTTTCTTAATTTTAGTTTTTACAAAGTCAAAAATTAGTT is drawn from Psychroserpens sp. NJDZ02 and contains these coding sequences:
- a CDS encoding T9SS-dependent choice-of-anchor J family protein, with product MKKITLLLLIYLTMTTLSHAQFPESFNGTSIPTNWTTFIGTNGEGTVKNWANVGDYMGVTYEAVPTLSEDWLVTPSIAITTSNSLLQFDQTDAFLPDYGSEYTIRVSTGSSQTTHADFTIIDTQTETSVTAGNEATFSSYTVDLSAYEGLTVYIAFVLAQNDGDYWFIDNVNLVNQYASPPNAVTTPTPSDTATDVAIDPTDTDSDNIPDNIVSFSWSESTTGDPAITYNFYLGESPTTLVYLRNINNTSVDITGTEYNTVYYWSVVAENIGGQATGSSVWSFTTEADNTLSVTNFNTTTFSIYPNPAKNSISIKSNTRFDSVEIFNQLGQRVMQLNANAVINNSIAINDLKNGVYFMKILAGNQEKTIKFIKE
- a CDS encoding 3-phosphoshikimate 1-carboxyvinyltransferase, whose protein sequence is MNLHLNKSAIHKTSSIQITGSKSESNRLLLLQALYPEIKISNVSNSDDSVLMSKALASQDKIIDIHHAGTAMRFLTAYFSTQDGRAIELTGSKRMKERPIAILVDALNQLGAEITYKENEGFPPLLIKGKKLTKNKVTLKANVSSQYISALLLIAPKLENGIELTLDGEITSVPYIKMTLSLLEEIGVKTTFEGNLITIAPKKQSEVSGQQLTVESDWSSASYFYSIAAMSAIGTSIMLSSYKQNSLQGDSALATIYKSFGVTTTFKDNSVTLKKEEEVALDTQIDFDLKNAPDIAQTISVTAFGLGLECHLTGLHTLKIKETDRLIALKTEIEKLGGEVAITDNSLTLKKATNRQQNIAVATYNDHRMAMAFAPLALKTPIIIEDYKVVSKSYPTFWDDLAALGFIFSV
- the queA gene encoding tRNA preQ1(34) S-adenosylmethionine ribosyltransferase-isomerase QueA, with the translated sequence MKLSHFHFDLPDELLAEYPAENRDESRLMVLNRKEQTIEHKMFKDIIEYFDEKDVMILNNTKVFPARLFGNKEKTGARIEVFLLRELNKEQRLWDVLVDPARKIRIGNKLYFGDDETLVAEVIDNTTSRGRTLRFLYDGSYEEFRKKLQMLGETPLPKYIKREVEPEDEERYQTIYAKEEGAVAAPTAGMHFSKHLLKRLEIKGVDFAEVTLHVGLGTFNPVEVEDLSKHKMDSEELKIEAAAVEIINNAKKEKRRICAVGTTAMRAIESSVSSSGTLNEIEGWTNKFIFPPYDFSIANAMITNFHTPKSTLMMMVSAFAGHDFMKKAYEEAVKEKYKFYSYGDAMLII
- a CDS encoding polyprenyl synthetase family protein, which encodes MKITEQIKQPIAFEMELFEKKFRLAMSSKVALLNRITYYIVNRKGKQMRPMFVFLVAKMVSNGEVSERTYRGASVIELIHTATLVHDDVVDDSNKRRGFFSINALWKNKIAVLIGDFLLSKGLLLSIDNNDFDLLKIISIAVREMSEGELLQIEKARKLDITEDVYYEIIRQKTATLIAACCSLGAASVKPNSVEVESMRKFGELIGMAFQIKDDLFDYGTQSIGKPTGIDIKEQKMTLPLIYVLNNCSKKDKKWLINSVKNHNKDRKRVNQVIDFVKQNGGLDYAVSKMKSFQEEALLLLSSFPKSEYKDALELMVNYVIERKK
- the rlmN gene encoding 23S rRNA (adenine(2503)-C(2))-methyltransferase RlmN, with amino-acid sequence MDIKKKDIRALTKEQLREFFEKEGDKAFRGNQVYEWLWSKGAHTFEDMTNLSKETRQMLEDNFVINHIKVDVMQRSSDGTVKNAVRLHDDLIVESVLIPTKTRTTACVSSQVGCSLDCKFCATSRLKRMRNLNPDEIYDQVVAIDRESRLYFDRPLSNIVFMGMGEPLMNYNNVLKAIDKITSPEGLAMSPKRIVVSTSGVPKMIKKMADDNVKFKLAVSLHSAIDEVRTSIMPFNATFPLADLREALVYWYEKTKNRITYEYVVWDGINDKRKDVDALVQFCKFAPSKVNIIEYNPIDDGQFQQARSEAIDMYKNVLEDNNITVTVRRSRGKDIDAACGQLANKEK
- a CDS encoding nucleotide pyrophosphohydrolase: MDIKNAQLEVDNWINAHGVRYFNELTNMAQLTEEVGEVARIIARRYGEQSEKESDKNKDLGEELADVMFVVLCLANQTGIDLQEAFDKKLDIKTKRDHDRHHNNQKLK
- a CDS encoding DUF3857 domain-containing protein, which encodes MKKLTILTFMFMSVLGQCQDFKFGKVSKEELKEASHSVYPEANAVVLFKKQHTSFPFSKTNGFERETEYHERIKIYNKEGYEWATKRVDLYNESNAMRQNLVGLKGYTYKLVNGKVEKSKLKNENIFKEDNNKYWSSKTFTMPGLAEGCIIEFEYKIKSTFLSIDDVVLQYDIPINKIEVDIITPEYFNYNKFVSPRASFVPKIQESKRDRKETVTTKERSGARTVSTEFKKSSFNFEENVVKIYMEDLPALVDEPFTDNIDNYRAKVVFEYAFYKGPDGAVKNYATSWDKVIRNIYDNDDFGGQLSKTNYFEDDINNLIKSTASDTEKIQLIFDFVKTKIKKNDFIGYTSENGVKNAYKEGSGNTADINLMLIAMLRYAKIKTNPVLVSTRSNGVPLFPTRTGFNYVICAVETEGQLQLLDATEQYTTLNVLPKKAINWQGRLIREGGTSTWVSLSPNVVSKQLVSVSVNLEEDLSFKGKIRQVFTNYQAYNYRNNFANKSKEDLILNIEKKNSGLVVTDLDVKNVESLANPVSEIYNFSYDQSAEQIGDLIYVSPLLFLSQEENPFIQDSRDFPMDFIYPTLEQQTITIIIPDGYKVESLPESSRLDFNDKSVSFSYLIKQTGNIVQLAKKMEINRTIILPEYYADFKKFHEFIVEKNQEKIVLKKI
- a CDS encoding gliding motility-associated C-terminal domain-containing protein; translation: MKKITYLVLVILICYTSKINAQCNEQETVVICDMTTIDNNNDGIPDGIINLYEQYNSVTGGAVSAATSTWFDPDFNFALDPATGDLFLWDLDDSSVAITDYQFQLIDTSSACADGIIATVNLVLGPFEGNPLPPQGVNDANITICESILSTFDLFQVFESQPSPHKNGIWEFVGNLGDPSNFLGFGPTPSSFNATIPYVPFGNLIEFDVFEFTYTVPGITPCSPTSVSNIKVEVIRDVFSGNATNYFICEDDILAGLWDNDINLTDDQYLSGEDVEGLWSANNDPTGQISNPLDAIVNIREIYDFLKASNPMFACETFTFNYTVEARSSLTNCSDKTTGISFSFFETIRFFEQEDPPLEICTDDFRPYSISLYDQLLFTTENGILYEYPNSIYTEWTLVSGPSDLNIQENGEIILYDHQILTTEGLIDIAGITNDDVGTYVFSYSVSSDSTCLGSPCANRSAEVTLIIHPTYYAGEDTIDLEFCETDPIGASPLDLFTLLTTNGIEDPIYQGDAGRWLDNTGAVVVNPITLPDIDGSQTFNYVYSTLTEEGCLDRANLSFTVFEAYDPGEDGVVEVCDTDEIFNLFDNLGGTPSTTGTWTGPNGYATTGHEAIFDPALSEGGVYTYSLPDNTNTENIVLCPGSESIVTVTLFQSPILGEGGLYTVCQTELQIDLFDYLDATADTSGDFFDIGVTGALTGSVLEVSQLSEGIYDFRYQIQGNPPCDLSSIIISISVIEVEAPITENQTFCATDGASVSHLIANNGQDFNWYDNATDTDPLDADTILVDGADYFVTATDGNGCESFRVAMTVTLLPYGNPDCEDCISDGVSANGDGQNDQFDLCSLPATFPNFEIDIFNRYGTIVYKGNQNTPLFDGESNVGIGKTLPSGVYFYVFDPKDGMTDPFQGDFYLSR